One genomic segment of Manis pentadactyla isolate mManPen7 chromosome 1, mManPen7.hap1, whole genome shotgun sequence includes these proteins:
- the LOC118925810 gene encoding keratin-associated protein 10-8-like: MANTCCPRTCVITASTLSVSSSNRSCGSRACSPSACTSPSWQVDRCQESSCETPCCAPSCCQSSCCAPAPCLTLVCIPVSCCGCSPCQSACTSPCTPSCCQLSSCQPSCCTSSPCQQACCVPVCCKSMCCNLVCCVPVCSGAAPCPAPLCYQSTPCPPSCCRPSSCVSITCCPMCRPAYCAPASPCQPSCCRPASCMSLLCRPTCARPACC, encoded by the coding sequence ATGGCCAACACCTGCTGCCCCAGGACTTGCGTTATTACTGCATCTACCCTGTCCGTCTCCTCCAGCAACCGGAGCTGTGGCAGCCGGGCCTGCTCACCCAGTGCTTGCACCAGCCCCTCCTGGCAAGTGGACAGATGCCAGGAGAGCAGCTGCGAGACCCCCTGCTGTGCCCCCAGCTGCTGCCAGTCCAGCTGCTGCGCCCCGGCCCCTTGCCTGACCCTCGTCTGCATCCCCGTGAGCTGCTGCGGGTGCAGCCCCTGCCAATCAGCCTGCACCAGCCCGTGCACACCCTCCTGCTGCCAGCTGTctagctgccagccctcctgctgtaccTCCTCCCCGTGCCAGCAGGCCTGCTGCGTGCCTGTCTGCTGTAAGTCCATGTGTTGCAACCTTGTGTGCTGTGTGCCTGTCTGCTCTGGGGCGGCCCCCTGCCCAGCGCCCCTGTGCTACCAGTCCACCCCCTGCCCCCCGTCCTGCTGCAGACCCTCTTCCTGCGTGTCAATCACATGCTGCCCCATGTGCAGGCCCGCCTACTGTGCCCCCGCCTCCCCCTGCCAGCCCAGCTGCTGCCGCCCAGCCTCCTGCATGTCCCTACTCTGCCGCCCCACGTGCGCCCGCCCTGCCTGCTGCTGA
- the LOC118925809 gene encoding keratin-associated protein 10-3-like: MNESSLGSKHQAGREPAAWEPAVGTTQAKRGIKAGTPGTSLTHTHTHTHSHTTSSSPPPSMAASTLSVCSSDLSYGSWVCLPGSWGSCTGPSWQGDDCPESCCEPPCCIPSCCQSSCCTPAPCLTLVCTPMSGGCSPCQSACTSSCTPSCCQLSSCQPSCCTSSPCQQACCVPVCCKPVCCKPVCCVPICSGAAPCPAPLCYQPTPCPPSCCRPSSCVSLICHPVCRPTCYAPASPCQPSCCCPASCVSLLCRPTCARPTCCGPAPAQKSCC, from the coding sequence ATGAATGAGAGTTCTCTGGGCTCCAAACACCAAGCAGGAAGGGAGCCTGCAGCATGGGAGCCTGCAGTTGGGACAACACAAGCCAAGAGGGGTATAAAAGCTGGCACTCCAGGCacctcactcacacacactcacactcacacacacagtcacaccacCTCCTCCAGCCCACCGCCCAGCATGGCCGCCTCCACCCTGTCCGTGTGCTCCAGTGACCTGAGCTATGGCAGCTGGGTCTGCCTGCCCGGGTCCTGGGGCTCCTGCACCGGCCCCTCCTGGCAGGGGGATGACTGCCCCGAGAGCTGCTGCGAGCCCCCCTGCTGCATCCCCAGCTGCTGCCAGTCCAGCTGCTGTACCCCGGCCCCCTGCCTGACCCTCGTCTGCACCCCCATGAGCGGCGGGTGCAGCCCCTGCCAGTCAGCCTGCACCAGCTCGTGCACACCCTCCTGCTGCCAACTGTctagctgccagccctcctgctgcacCTCATCCCCGTGCCAGCAGGcctgctgtgtgcctgtgtgctGCAAGCCCGTCTGCTGCAAGCCCGTGTGCTGTGTGCCCATCTGCTCTGGGGCTGCCCCCTGCCCAGCTCCCCTGTGCTAccagcccaccccctgccccccgtCCTGCTGCAGACCCTCCTCCTGCGTGTCCCTCATCTGCCACCCCGTGTGCAGGCCCACATGCTATGCCCCCGCCTCCCCCTGCCAGCCCAgctgctgctgcccagcctcCTGCGTGTCCCTGCTCTGCCGCCCCACGTGCGCCCGCCCCACCTGCTGTGGCCCCGCCCCGGCCCAGAAGTCCTGCTGCTGA